Below is a window of Desulfolucanica intricata DNA.
CATGTTTGGGGTGATAATGGGTACGGTCATGAGAGGCATTAATAGCAGTTTCTACTTTGTAACCCAGATCCCGTGCTTGCTGCTCACTTAAACCGGTACGACCGATATTAATACCGTTAACTTCTAAAACACTTGTACCTAATATACCTTTAAAGCTAACTTTTTTCCCGGCAATGTTATCAGCAACTACCCTGCCCTGCTTATTTGCTGTTGAAGCTAATGGTACATAGACCTTCCGCCCGGTAATGATATTGACATTTTCAACACAATCACCGGCAGCATAAATATCCGGATCGCTTGTTTGCATAAATTCATTTACAGCTATAGCACCGGTTTCACCGATATCAAGGCCGGCCTGACGGGCTAATTCTACATTAGGCCGTACCCCAACCGCTACAATAACCATATCAGCATCTATAGTACCTTGATCAGTAACTACTCCTATAACATTACCTTCTTCATCACCTTCTAATTTTAACACATTGTGACTCAATTTAAATTCCATTCCCATATCTTCTAATTTAGTTTTCAAAGTAGCACTCATTTCAGGGTCGAGAATACCGGGAAGGATTTGATCCCTTAGTTCTACAACCGTGGGGAAGAGCATTTTGCCCATAAATGCTTCGGCTGATTCCATACCAATTAACCCGGAACCTATAATTACCGGTGCGTCTACGTTTTCCTTTTCTATAAATTCTTTAATTGCAACAGCATCATCCGGGTGATAGAGCCTAAATACTTTTTTTAAGTTAAGCCCTTCAATGGGAGGTGTAATTGGTGTAGATCCAGTAGCTAAAACCAATTTATCATAATCCAGTTCGGACTCAGCACCGGTATCCAAATTTTTCGTTATAACCTGTTTTTTATCCCGATTAATTGATACAGCCTCCGTACCGGTAAGAACTATTACTCCTTTTTCTTGTAAAAAGAAATCCTCATTTCTTATTGCACCATAGGAAGTAGACACTAACTCATCTAATTTGTTAACGCGCCCTGCTATAAACAAAGGCATACCACAACCGGCATAGGAGATAATTTTACTGCGTTCTATAATTGTAATTTCGGCGTTAGGTAGAACTCTACGAACACGGGCAGCAACTTTAGGACCGGCTGCCACACCACCTACAATTACAACCTTTTTATTAGCCATGTTTTCCCCGCCTTCCATTAATATTACTAAATAAATCAAATTATGAAATTAATTCCTTTATAACAACCTACGATTATTTTATTAGTCAGTAAAAAAAATGTCAAGTGTACAAGATAATCCCTTCTGTGACTTTAAGCTTATTATATACAATTAATTTAAAAGGATAAATCCTAAAAATATAAAAAAGACAGTAGCTTTTGGCCACTGTCCTCTAAAACTTTAAATTGCATCGTCATCTTTTGAGTTACTATATGAATGACCTTCGATAACATCAGGTTCTTCATCCATCAATACATCGTCATCATTTGTAAACACAACTGTATCACAAGACGGGCATGTCACCTCAATGACATCTTCATCATCTACTATATCAGAATCAAACAAAACTGTTTCACCACATTCCGGACAATCCACTTCAAGATAAGCTGTTTCCTCATCACCAATACTTCTGTGGGAATGAACCTCGCCCTCATAAAAATCATCTTCCAAGTGATAAAGGTCTTCGTCAATGGTCTCCAGATATTCTTCCATTTGATCTTGAGAATCTTCAATATTATCCATTGTATCTGCAAAATCTTCCAATACTTCGATTATACCCTGTAACAGTCTCCCCTCTTTGGTATCAAGATTTAAATCAATACCTTCAGAAAGTCCTTGCAGGTATGCTACCTTTGTTTTTAATTCACTCATACTAAAAGCTTACCCCCTTTTGTAATGTATTAACGTAAATTTGACATTGACTTTTATAGTATGACTCAGTCATGGGGGTTTTAAACATATATTTCCTTACTGT
It encodes the following:
- a CDS encoding FAD-dependent oxidoreductase, with product MANKKVVIVGGVAAGPKVAARVRRVLPNAEITIIERSKIISYAGCGMPLFIAGRVNKLDELVSTSYGAIRNEDFFLQEKGVIVLTGTEAVSINRDKKQVITKNLDTGAESELDYDKLVLATGSTPITPPIEGLNLKKVFRLYHPDDAVAIKEFIEKENVDAPVIIGSGLIGMESAEAFMGKMLFPTVVELRDQILPGILDPEMSATLKTKLEDMGMEFKLSHNVLKLEGDEEGNVIGVVTDQGTIDADMVIVAVGVRPNVELARQAGLDIGETGAIAVNEFMQTSDPDIYAAGDCVENVNIITGRKVYVPLASTANKQGRVVADNIAGKKVSFKGILGTSVLEVNGINIGRTGLSEQQARDLGYKVETAINASHDRTHYHPKHGQVILKIISDAETGRILGAQGIGQGDVIKRIDVLAAAITFKATLEDFFNIDLGYAPPFSTPIDIAAHASNILRNKLEGLADSISAKELQEKLERGDDFVLLDVRTLQGYKSRHIEDKRVQLVPLHELRNRLDEIPKDKEIVTICAMGTRSYEALRTLKGAGFNNVKYLEAGFEGWPYDYD
- a CDS encoding CD1247 N-terminal domain-containing protein, whose protein sequence is MSELKTKVAYLQGLSEGIDLNLDTKEGRLLQGIIEVLEDFADTMDNIEDSQDQMEEYLETIDEDLYHLEDDFYEGEVHSHRSIGDEETAYLEVDCPECGETVLFDSDIVDDEDVIEVTCPSCDTVVFTNDDDVLMDEEPDVIEGHSYSNSKDDDAI